The Laribacter hongkongensis DSM 14985 sequence GACTCGACCTGCTGCCGTGGCCGAAGGTGGACTTCGCCAAATTCGGTCCGGTCGAAACGCGGCCGCTCTCCCGCATCAAGAAGCTGTCCGGCGCCAATCTGGCGCGCAACTGGGCGATGATCCCGCACGTCACCCAGTTCGACGAAGCCGACATCACCGACATGGAAGCCTTCCGCAAGGACATGGGCAACGAGCTGAAGGCCGACGGTATCAAGCTCACGCCGCTGGCCTTCCTGATCAAGGCCGTGGTGGCTGCTCTGAAGAAATACCCGGAATTCAACGCCAGCCTCGATGGCGACCAGCTGGTGCTCAAGCAGTACTACCACGTCGGTTTTGCCGCCGACACGCCCAACGGGCTGGTGGTGCCGGTGGTGCGCGATGCCGACCAGAAGAGCCTGATCGAGCTGGCGCAGGACACTGCCCTGCTGGCCAAGAAGGCCCGCGAGGGCAAGCTGCTGCCGACCGAGATGCAGGGCGGCTGCTTCAGCATCTCCAGCCTCGGCGGCATCGGCGGCACCGCGTTCACGCCGATCATCAATGCCCCGGAAGTGGCGATCCTTGGCGTGTCCAAGTCCGAGATCAAGCCCAAGTGGGACGGCCAGGCCTTCGCGCCGCGCCTGATGCTGCCGCTGAGCCTCTCCTACGACCACCGCGTGATCGACGGCGCTGCCGCCGCACGTTTCACCGCGTATCTTGGCCAGCTGCTGGCCGACATCCGCCGCCTGATGCTGTAAGGAGACACCATGGCTCTGATCGAACTGAAGGTGCCGGACATCGGCGGCCACGCCAATGTGGACGTGATTGACGTGCTGGTGCAGCCGGGTGACGCCGTGGCCGTGGACGCCAGCCTGATCACGCTGGAAACCGACAAGGCCACCATGGACGTGCCGGCCACCACGGCCGGCGTGGTGCGCGAGGTGCGGGTCAAGGTCGGCAGCAAGGTCAGCGAGGGCGACGTGATGGTGGTGGTGGAGAGTGCCGACACGGCCACGACCGCCGCCGCGCCCGTCGCGGAACCCGCCGCTGCCGCCAGCCCGACCCCGGCCGCCGTAACGGCACCGACGCCGGCCCCCGTACGGGACGGCAGCGATATCGACTGCGACGTGCTGGTGCTCGGCGGTGGTCCCGGTGGCTATTCGGCCGCCTTCCGTGCCGCCGACCTTGGCCTGAAAACCGTCATCGTCGAACGCTACGCCACCCTCGGCGGGGTCTGCCTCAACGTCGGCTGCATTCCGTCCAAGGCACTGCTGCACAACATGGCGGTCATCGACGAGGTGCGGCATCTGGCCGCCAACGGCATCCGCTTCGCCGAACCGGAAATCGACCTCGACGCCCTGCGTGCCTACAAGAACCAGGTCACCGGCAAGCTGACTGGCGGGCTGGCCGGCATGGCCCGCGCCCGCAAGGTGGACGTGGTACGCGGCGAAGGCCGCTTTGTCGATCCCTTCCATCTGGAGGTGGCACTGACCCAGGGCGATGGCCGCGAACAGAGCGGCGAAACCCGCGTGATCGGCTTCAAACACGCCATCATCGCCGCCGGCAGCCAGCCGGTGAAACTGCCCTTCCTGCCGGACGACCCGCGGGTGATCGACTCGACCGGCGCGCTGAAGCTGGAATCGGTGCCGGAGCACATGCTGGTCATCGGCGGCGGCATCATCGGGCTGGAAATGGGCACGGTGTATTCCACCCTCGGCGCCCGCATCGACGTGGTGGAAATGCTCGACGGTCTGATGCAGGGCCCGGACCGCGATCTGGTCAAGGTCTGGCAGAAGTACAACGCCCACCGTTTCGACCGGGTGATGCTCAATACCCGCACCGTGGCGGTCGAGGCGCGCGAGGACGGCGTATGGGTCAGCTTTGAAGGCCCGGACGCCCCGGCCGAAGCCCGGCGCTACGACCGGGTGCTGTACGCCACCGGCCGGGCACCCAACGGCCGCCGCATCGGTGCCGAAGCGGCCGGCGTGGCGGTGGATGCGCGCGGTTTCATCCCGGTGGACAAGCAGATGCGCACCAACGTGCCGCACATTTTTGCCATCGGCGACATCGTCGGCCAGCCGATGCTGGCGCACAAGGCGGTGCACGAAGCGCATGTGGCAGCGGAAAACTGCGCCGGTCACAAGGCGTTTTTCGATGCACGGGTGATTCCGGGCGTGGCCTATACCGATCCGGAAGTGGCGTGGGTGGGCCTGACCGAGGACGAGGCGAAAAAGCAGGGTGTCAGCGTGCAGAAGGCGGTGTTCCCGTGGGCCGCCAGCGGACGCGCCATCGCCAATGGTCGTGACGAGGGCTTGACCAAGCTGCTGTTCGACAGCGAATCCGGCCGGATCGTCGGGGGCGCCATGGTCGGCACTCACGCCGGTGACATGATCGGCGAGCTGTGCCTGGCGATCGAGATGGGCTGCGATGCCGAAGATATCGGCAAGACCATCCACCCGCATCCGACGCTGGGCGAATCCATCGGCATGGCGGCGGAAGTGGCGCTGGGCAGCTGCACCGACCTGCCGCCCGTCCGCCGGCGCTGAGCATGAATCCTGTCGCCGCCTGTCGGGCGGCGACAGTCATGCCATTGAATTACCTTATTGCTTGACGAACAGGCAGGCTTGTTGCTTTGATGGCAGCCTCTTGAATCCCGAGCCTGGCCTGTCAGCAGAATGTCCGTCCTGCCCTCTGCCCTGCGGCACACCCTTCCGGCCCATGCCCAGCATCCGGCCGCCCGGCTGCGCCGGGGGTTGATCGCCGGTTTTGCCGTGCTGGTCATTCTGGTCTGTGGTGCCACCGGTTACGAGGCCTGGCGCAGTTACCAGCAAACCCTTGCCGATGCGCGCACCGAGCTCCTGACCCTGTCGCGGGCGCTGTCGGTGCATTTTTCGCGCTCGTTCCGGCTGTCCTCCGGACAATTGGCCAACCTCGGCCGTGACGCCGACCTGCTGCGCGCCATCCACGACCGGGACGAATCCACCCTGTACGCCCGGTTGCAGGAAGCCCTGCAAGTGGATCCGCAATCGTATTTCCTGACCGTGGCCGACGCCTGGGGCAACGTGCTGGCCTCGTCGCTGCACTATCCGATCGGGCGGCTCAACATCCACCAGCGTGACTACTTCAATACGCTGCGCAACACGCCCGGACTGCCCTATACCTACGGTCAGCCGGTGCCCAACCTCTATGACCAGCGCCTGTTCGTGCCGATTGCCGCTCCGTTGCACGACAACGGGCAGTTTGCCGGTGTCCTGCTGACCGGCATTGATCCTGACTATTTCTACCAGTTCTACCGCTCGCTGGGGCTGGACGAACATACCGGCATCGATGTCCTGCGTGCTGACGGTACGGCGCTGATTTCGTACCCCGACGCCCGCACCACCACACACCGCCACCCCCTGCCCCAGGCGCTGGTGCAGCAACAGCTGCGCGAGGTCAGCACCGACCGCATCCTCGACTACCAGGCCGCCGATGGCGAACAGCGCCTGCTGACGCTGACCTGGCTCAGCGGCCAGTCGCTCGCCATCGGCATCAGCCGCAGTTACTCGGTGCTGCTCAAGCGCTGGTACCAGGACATGCGTGCCAAGGCACTGCTGATCAGCCTGCTGCTGTGCGGATCGGGCCTGCTGCTGGGCGTGCTGCTGCGCCAGTTGCGCCGGGTCGAACACAGCGAGCGCCAGCTGCGCCTGACCCAGTATTCGGTCGACCACGGTGTCGACCTGATCCTGTGGGTCGACCTCAACAGCCGGGTGCGCTATGCCAACCTGCGTGCACAAAAGCAGCTGGGCTGGCATCCGCACGAGCTCTACGGCCGGCCACTGTCACGGATCGCCCCCAGCCTGGGCGGCGCGGCCTGGATGAGCCTGCAGCAGCGCATTGCGCGCGGGGACAACGTCACACTGGAAACCTCGTTCAGTTGCCGCAACGGCCAGACCCTGGCAGTCGAAGTCACCGCCAGCGTGCTGACCCACACCGAAGGCGACGGACTGCTGTGCCTGATCGCCCGCGACGTCAGCGAGCTCAAGCAGGCCGCTGCCGCCCTTGCCAACAGCGACGCACGCCTGCGGCTGGCATTGCAGGCCTCCGGCACCGGACTCTACGAACTGGAACTGGCGACCGGCGCCATCACCATCACCGGCGCCATCCGCCAGCGCCTCGACATCCGCGTACCGGAACAGCAGCCGATCCCGGCCGCCCTGTGGCTGGCCTGGGTGCACCCGGACGACCAGGCCCGCATCCGTCAGGCCTTCGAGCACTGGCAGCAGGAGCCGCATGCACCCGACCGGCTGGAAACCAGCTTCCGGGTCTGCCCGCCCGGCGGCCGGATGCGCTGGGTGCATGCGCGCGGGCAGTACATTGCTGCCGCCGAAGACACGGCCGCTGCGCGCCTTGTCGGTACCGTCAACGACGTGACCGACCAGAAGGAAAACGAAGAGCAGATCGAGCGCTACGCCCATTTCGACGCCCTGACCGGACTGGCCAACCGCCATGCGCTGTACCGCCGGCTGGGCCAGGCCATCACCAGCGTGCACCAGCACCAGCATCCGCTGGCGGTACTGTTTGTCGACCTGGACAAGTTCAAGACCATCAACGACACGCTGGGCCACGCCGTCGGCGACGTGGTGCTGCGCGAAGTGGCCGGCCGCCTGTCGGACTTTGCCGGCCCGGACGACATCCTGGCGCGGCTGGGTGGCGACGAATTCCTGCTGGTACTGCCCGGTGCCGACGAACGCGCCGCCTCCGAAGTCGCAGCCTGCATCCTGACCGCCATGTCGGTGCCGGTGCGCGTCGACGGACGCGAACTCCCAACCACGCCCACCATCGGCGTCAGCCTGTATCCGCGCGACGGCGAAGAAGCCGATGACCTGATCCGCAATGCCGACATCGCCATGTACCAAGCCAAGGCGCGCGGCCGTAACACTTTCCAGCTCTACACCCCGGACATGAACGCCGCCGCCGCCGAGCGGTTGCAGTTGCAGGGCGAGCTGCGCAACGCCCACCTGCGCGGCGAGATCATGCTGCACTACCAGCCGCAGATCGACGTGACCGACGGCCACGTCGTTGGCTGCGAGGCACTGATGCGCTGGAAGCATCCGACCCTCGGCATGGTCAGCCCGGGACGCTTCATCCCGCTGGCTGAAGAATCCGGCCTGATCATCACGCTGGGCAACTGGGCCATCCGTGAAGCCTGCCGCCAGGCGATGGTCTGGCAGCGCGCCGGCCTGCCGCCGCTCACCGTGGCGGTCAACCTGTCGGGCTGCCAGTTCCAGCAGTCCAACTTTACCGCCGTGGTGGCCGATGCACTGGCCGACACCAGCCTGCCGCCCCAGTACCTGGAACTGGAGCTGACCGAAAGCATCGTGATGCACGACGTCGAACAGGTGATCGCCACCCTGACCGAACTCAAGGCACTCGGCGTGCAACTGTCGATCGACGATTTCGGCACCGGTTATTCCAGCCTCAACTACCTCAAGCGCTTCCCGGTCGACCTGCTGAAAATCGACCAGGGATTCGTGCGTGACGTCGAAACCGACCCCTCCGACGCGGCCATCGTGCGCGCCATCATTGCACTGGGCAAAATCCTCAACCTGCGGCTGATCGCCGAAGGCGTGGAAACGCAGGGCCAGCTGGACTACCTGCACGCGGCGGGGGTCGACTTCATCCAGGGCTATTACTTCAGCCGGCCGCTGCCGGCCGAGGACATGGCCACCTATCTGGCGCAGCGCCTGCTGCCGGTCAGCCTGTCCGAGGCCGGACCACCGGCTACGTCCGCCGCGAGCGACGCTCTTCCCGCCAGATAAATTTGGACAAAAAGTCCAATAAATATGACTGGACACGCTTTTTCGCCAGATTTTTGCGCTTTCCGGCAAATTCTGTTTGCCACACTGTCCAATCCAGCGTAGTGTCATGACACATAGACGCTGGAGACCGACATGCAATTGGACATTGATCGTCTGATTCGCGATTTTGGCGGGGTTACCGCCCTCGCCGACGCCCTGACCTTCGCCTACCCGGCCGATCCGGTCAGCAGGGCTGCCGTTTACAAATGGCGCGCCCGCGGCAGTCTCCCGCTCTCC is a genomic window containing:
- the lpdA gene encoding dihydrolipoyl dehydrogenase, whose amino-acid sequence is MALIELKVPDIGGHANVDVIDVLVQPGDAVAVDASLITLETDKATMDVPATTAGVVREVRVKVGSKVSEGDVMVVVESADTATTAAAPVAEPAAAASPTPAAVTAPTPAPVRDGSDIDCDVLVLGGGPGGYSAAFRAADLGLKTVIVERYATLGGVCLNVGCIPSKALLHNMAVIDEVRHLAANGIRFAEPEIDLDALRAYKNQVTGKLTGGLAGMARARKVDVVRGEGRFVDPFHLEVALTQGDGREQSGETRVIGFKHAIIAAGSQPVKLPFLPDDPRVIDSTGALKLESVPEHMLVIGGGIIGLEMGTVYSTLGARIDVVEMLDGLMQGPDRDLVKVWQKYNAHRFDRVMLNTRTVAVEAREDGVWVSFEGPDAPAEARRYDRVLYATGRAPNGRRIGAEAAGVAVDARGFIPVDKQMRTNVPHIFAIGDIVGQPMLAHKAVHEAHVAAENCAGHKAFFDARVIPGVAYTDPEVAWVGLTEDEAKKQGVSVQKAVFPWAASGRAIANGRDEGLTKLLFDSESGRIVGGAMVGTHAGDMIGELCLAIEMGCDAEDIGKTIHPHPTLGESIGMAAEVALGSCTDLPPVRRR
- a CDS encoding EAL domain-containing protein, translating into MSVLPSALRHTLPAHAQHPAARLRRGLIAGFAVLVILVCGATGYEAWRSYQQTLADARTELLTLSRALSVHFSRSFRLSSGQLANLGRDADLLRAIHDRDESTLYARLQEALQVDPQSYFLTVADAWGNVLASSLHYPIGRLNIHQRDYFNTLRNTPGLPYTYGQPVPNLYDQRLFVPIAAPLHDNGQFAGVLLTGIDPDYFYQFYRSLGLDEHTGIDVLRADGTALISYPDARTTTHRHPLPQALVQQQLREVSTDRILDYQAADGEQRLLTLTWLSGQSLAIGISRSYSVLLKRWYQDMRAKALLISLLLCGSGLLLGVLLRQLRRVEHSERQLRLTQYSVDHGVDLILWVDLNSRVRYANLRAQKQLGWHPHELYGRPLSRIAPSLGGAAWMSLQQRIARGDNVTLETSFSCRNGQTLAVEVTASVLTHTEGDGLLCLIARDVSELKQAAAALANSDARLRLALQASGTGLYELELATGAITITGAIRQRLDIRVPEQQPIPAALWLAWVHPDDQARIRQAFEHWQQEPHAPDRLETSFRVCPPGGRMRWVHARGQYIAAAEDTAAARLVGTVNDVTDQKENEEQIERYAHFDALTGLANRHALYRRLGQAITSVHQHQHPLAVLFVDLDKFKTINDTLGHAVGDVVLREVAGRLSDFAGPDDILARLGGDEFLLVLPGADERAASEVAACILTAMSVPVRVDGRELPTTPTIGVSLYPRDGEEADDLIRNADIAMYQAKARGRNTFQLYTPDMNAAAAERLQLQGELRNAHLRGEIMLHYQPQIDVTDGHVVGCEALMRWKHPTLGMVSPGRFIPLAEESGLIITLGNWAIREACRQAMVWQRAGLPPLTVAVNLSGCQFQQSNFTAVVADALADTSLPPQYLELELTESIVMHDVEQVIATLTELKALGVQLSIDDFGTGYSSLNYLKRFPVDLLKIDQGFVRDVETDPSDAAIVRAIIALGKILNLRLIAEGVETQGQLDYLHAAGVDFIQGYYFSRPLPAEDMATYLAQRLLPVSLSEAGPPATSAASDALPAR